A stretch of the Vigna radiata var. radiata cultivar VC1973A chromosome 7, Vradiata_ver6, whole genome shotgun sequence genome encodes the following:
- the LOC106766612 gene encoding aspartic proteinase CDR1-like — translation MTMLLRYSSFLILFVFLQHISFSKALKSSFSVEMIHRDSPKSPYYRPNETHFQRVENAILRSIHRANYFNLDSNDVDGTVTPANGEFLVNYSVGTPPVQILGIVDTGSNFMWIQCQPCKNCYKEDKPIFNPSTSRTYSTIPCVAAECLSGKYTFCNFNNRRHCAYKVSYGDGSTSEGDFSWDTITLTSSIEDVPVAFPKSVIGCGHNNVGLFDKESSGIVGLGNGPFSLPGQLKPKTGATFSYCLTPLYEGDRKPSYLHFGDRGEVTIEGAVTTPLIINQARPSMYYVLMEAISVGSRRIVFPRYGNDGNIFIDSGATITYLPYKVYSSLEREMVNAIRLPRTNSPLKDLKLCYKIRPGEEYHIPIVYAHFKGGGTVKLYNINTFLKVRETVICLAFRSGKQAILGNVAQQDILVGFDTQQNTVKFLNTDCTSEL, via the coding sequence ATGACAATGCTTCTACGCTATTCATCTTTTCTCATACTCTTTGTATTTCTTCAACACATTTCTTTCTCAAAAGCCCTTAAAAGCAGTTTCAGTGTGGAGATGATCCACCGTGATTCACCAAAATCACCATATTATCGTCCCAATGAAACTCATTTCCAACGAGTTGAAAATGCCATTCTTCGTTCCATTCATCGTGCTAATTACTTCAACCTAGACTCAAACGATGTTGATGGCACAGTAACGCCAGCTAATGGAGAATTCCTGGTGAACTATTCAGTTGGAACTCCTCCAGTCCAAATCCTTGGTATAGTTGATACTGGTTCAAACTTTATGTGGATACAATGTCAACCTTGTAAAAACTGTTACAAAGAAGACAAACCcatatttaatccttcaacttcAAGGACATACAGTACTATCCCTTGTGTTGCTGCTGAATGTCTGAGTGGGAAATATACTTTTTGCAATTTTAACAATAGAAGGCACTGTGCATATAAAGTGAGCTATGGTGATGGATCAACTTCAGAAGGAGATTTCAGTTGGGACACCATTACTCTAACTTCCAGTATTGAAGATGTTCCTGTAGCATTTCCCAAATCTGTGATTGGATGTGGACACAACAACGTTGGACTCTTTGATAAGGAAAGCTCTGGCATAGTTGGCCTTGGAAACGGACCTTTCTCACTTCCAGGTCAGTTGAAACCTAAAACAGGTGCAACGTTTTCCTATTGTTTGACGCCATTGTATGAAGGAGATCGAAAACCTAGCTACCTCCATTTTGGAGATCGTGGTGAGGTTACTATTGAAGGTGCCGTTACAACTCCTTTAATCATAAACCAAGCACGGCCATCCATGTACTACGTGCTGATGGAAGCAATCAGTGTGGGAAGCAGGAGAATAGTGTTTCCCAGATATGGTAACGATGGAAACATCTTTATTGACTCAGGAGCAACGATCACTTATTTGCCATATAAGGTTTACTCAAGTTTGGAAAGAGAAATGGTAAATGCAATTAGATTACCTCGTACAAATAGCCCACTAAAAGATTTGAAGTTGTGCTACAAAATTAGACCTGGTGAAGAATATCATATACCAATAGTGTATGCACATTTTAAAGGTGGTGGAACTGTGAAATTGTATAATATCAACACCTTTCTCAAGGTCAGGGAAACTGTCATATGTTTAGCTTTCCGTTCAGGTAAACAAGCCATTTTGGGGAATGTGGCACAGCAGGACATCTTGGTTGGCTTTGACACACAACAAAACACAGTCAAATTTCTCAATACAGATTGTACCTCCGAGTTATAG